Part of the Vigna angularis cultivar LongXiaoDou No.4 chromosome 1, ASM1680809v1, whole genome shotgun sequence genome, TAAGAGACTTTTTGGAGTGGTGACAAAAGTAAATCTATGAAATCTTTGATTCAAAGCGAACAATATCTTACTATTATGGAAATCTATGTACAGTAAGTGTCTCCttacaataatatatacttgcactacaaaaaaaaaattaattagtgaaggtttattttttatttgctgGGATTTTTACCCTCCATAAATTAATTTGTGGGAGTTTTTCAAATCGCCGTAGTTAGAGTCACCACAACTTATTTGCGAGAGTTTTCCGCAACACTTGGTATCACATTCAATTTGCGGAGGTTTTTCTGCGGAGGGTGAAAACTTCCTCTATTACTTATTGTTTCGGTTATTTGGGGCTAAGTCACTAAACTCCTACACAATTTGTCTTCTAGCCGTCCGGTCTCGCTCCAAGCTCTGTTGTCCGCTCTTCCGTCTGGGGGGAACCTGTCAAAGATTCTCTGATGCCAAAGTCATACAAGAACTGTTTGGCGATTCAATGAAGTAGTAAtgaatgtgcagtaaatgcaacatatctaccacttacctctgacctgtatttatagttttcgctatgggcttgggattagtgaaaagttaatcacggcccaattccAGCCCAATAACTCTAATCATTATTTACCTTAATCTTAGTCTTAGTGACCTAGTTTTAACGATCGTCCGGTCTTGCACAGCCGCCCGTACGGTAGACCATCATTACTCACCCGAGTGGAAGGATGAACGGTCGGGTTGCACTGTGTGTAATGAGTATTTATGCAAGCCGCCGGTACTGCTGTTAGAGGAGTAAAAAAGATTGAAGAAACGCCGACAGTCATGTAGGTTCCGACGTTGCTCTCGGACCGCCCGATCCAtatggtacacaagccccccaagccctagtgcACATAGTGAACGTTGGGTTTATGACTAGGTGAAATCTCGACAGCAGGTGTGTGGGCTCCGTTTGTTGACCATCCGTCCTATTCAATGGTTGGGCTGGATGGCTCTCATCTTAGCTATTGGGCCAAATTTTTTGGGCTTTTGCTTATCGATTTTTGGAACTTGATTTGGGTGGGAATATACGTGTCGTGTGTCGAGAGACAGAAGTTGAAGCGGCTTCGCATTTGGACCGTAAATCGTGATAATTTTTAACGGTGAGGATGCCTTAAcgattacaattttttttcctataaatagaGAGGGGACGCTGTCATTTTcactttctccttcttcttcaagtTTAGAGCATTCATTTTTCTTCGGTAATAAATGGCGGTCGTCCATGTTGAGTCTTCTTTGGAGTCGTCGGGTAGAGGCGGCGGGAGGTCGTTGGGCGGTGATGGCGAGCGTGGTTCTTCTCCAAGCTCAGTGTCGTCCTCCTTCTTGGAAGAGTCTGTCCGGTCTCCAGGGCTAGAGCCTAATTTCCCTGCTAAGGCGGATAAACGAATTATCTATGGGATACATATCCATCTTCTCAAGGGTGGTATTCCTGTAGATGGCTCGGCATTAGAGCCAGACGGTACCGGGACTGTCATTCCGGGGTATGACTGGGCACCTCACGACGCCAGCTTGTTTGCATCGGAGTATGCTACTAAAAAGGTGCTGACATGGAGAGTCGGCTAGCTATATGCCGTCCGAGACGTAGAGGACTCCCGACTGATTCGGGCGGGAGTCAGCCTAAAGAATGAGCGAGTTTATCACGGGAAGGAAACCAGCCCGGATGACTTGTTCTTCATGTACGCCACTCTTTTCAATCAACTATGCGTCCGGGTGCCGTTTACGGAGTTTCAAACGGCCGTTCTCCGGGAAATGAACGTCGTCCCTGTACAGCTACATCCGAACTCTTGGGCAGCCGTCCAAGCATTCTTGGTGGTGTGTTTGGTGGTTGGCGTAAATCCAACAATCGCAGTTTTCTTCCACTCCCGAAGTTCGCCCGCTCCCGAAGGGTGGCTGGGTTTCCTTGACGTCCGTCAAAGATAGGGTGGCTGGGTTTCCTCCATGCCAGATATGATGTCTGCTCCCCCCGCCAATCCAACTTTATGGCTTCTAGGAAAGGAGTCGGCGCCAGTTCTTCGTAGCGGGCGTTGACAAAGCCGCTCTCGGAGGCTGACTTGACCAACGCGATGTTGGAAATGTCTACCCGGGCGACTTCCCTGGCTTGGTACCTTAGGGAGTTTGCTGACCGCCGGGGGGTCGAGAACGTCAAGGCAGCTGCTTGTCGAGAAGAAGGTCTCTGAAGAATATCGGGCAGCAATGGATCAAATGTTGTTGGCTCAAGATGATTCTGATAGAAAGATCGACGAGCTCCAGGCCGAGCTGGACGAGGTCAAAAAGAAGTTGGCCGAAACCTCGGATTAGCTTCGTGACGCTCAAGCTGATCATGACCAGCTGCGGAAGGAGAGCGGCCAGCTGAAGGTGGTAGTCACCCGTCAAAAGAAAACGGAGGGCGGTCTCCTTTAGAAGAATTGGGTGCTAGCGGATGATTTGGCAAAGGCCAAAGAGAAGGTGTCCGAGCTGGAGACGGGCATCGTGTTTGAACACGAGGAGGGTTTTAATAAAGCTCTCCATCAGGCGTCTGTTTTGGTAGGGATCCGGGAGCCCTATGCCTTGGGATTCAACATCGAAAAAGATGTCTTTGATGGGGTCCTGGTTCATCTTGACGCCCCGACTGTTGAAGATGAGCCATAGGAGATGAAGGACCCTCCAAGTGTTGGTGACCAGAGGGTGGAGGGTGATGGCGTCGATGAGGCAACCAAGGATGCCGAGAACGCTAATGCTACCGGTGGTGTTGATGATGGCCGTGGGGCCGAGTGATTTTGCCAACTTTGTTAGgggtttttatttgtttcaaatttttttgatgTATTTGTTCATGTGGCCGGCTGTCCAACATCTTAACTTGTTTAGGTGTTGGCCAGACCGTCCCATGACCGACTTTTTGTATACCCCTTACTCATCAATACAATTTGCTTTCTTCAATTTGCTTGTTTGATTATGGCCTTACCGGTCGTTTAGCTTCATTTTCTTGTCATTTATTAGCGTTTATCTAAGAATTTATCTTGGGATTGACCGAGCCGTTTATCGCCcgaccaagttgacagtggttccgtTTGGAACTCCCCGTTCATCAGCTTGGATTTTCGTAGGTTCCGGGCAGTAGTGATTCTTCGGGAAGAACTCTTCGTTCACCGCCCGACCAAGTTGATAGTGGTTCCGTTTGGAACTccccgttcatcaacttggatttTCGTAGATTCCGGGCAGTAGTGGTTCTTCGGGAAGAACTCTCTGTTCACCACCTtaccaagttgacagtggttccgtTTGGAACTccccgttcatcaacttggatttTCGTAGATTCCGAGCTGGTTCTTCGggaagaactctccgttcatcgcCTGatcaagttgacagtggttccgtttggaactctccgttcatcaacttagatttcttttttattcaacGCTTTATAGGAATATGTCTTTATCGTAGAAATCTTTGCCACAAAAGGGAGACACCCTGCCATCGTATTAATCATCGAAAATAGAATGTACAAACAAAAGTggttaaatgaaataaaattttaagtgaGTAGCATTCCAAGTGTTTGGGATTGGATGTCCGTCTATATGCAGTAGCTTGTAGGCTCTGTTCCCCAGTGCTTCCGCCACTTGAAAAGGTCCCTCCCATTTGGCTGCGAGTTTGCTGTGAGTGGCCGTCCGCCTTGCTTCCCCAGTCTTTCTCCACACCAGATTGCCCTCCTGGAAATTCCTGGGCCGGACTTTAGAATTGTACTTTCTTTCCACCATTCGTTTGCACGCTTCGGCTCTCAATGCCGCCCGGTCCCTTCGCTCTTCCAAGGAGTCAAGTTCCACCCTTAGCTCTTCATCGTTCAACTGAAGGTCCTCCATCTGGCGCCGCAACGAGGGTTCTCCTAATTCAACTGGCAACATGGCGTCAGTGCCATATGTTAAGTTAAAACGGGTCTCGTCGGTCGTCCCATGCGGTGTGCACCGGTAAGTCCATATCACCTCTGAGAGTTCGTCAATCCACGCTCCTTTCCTTTCACCCAACCGCTTCTTTAGCTCATCCACTATGGTCTTGTTCATGGCCTCCACTTGACTGTTTGTCTGAGGGTGTTCCACTGAATTGGTAACGTGCTTAATCCCCAGACCCTTGTAAAACTCGGCCAACTTCTTATCGATGAACTGTCAATCGTTATCTGTGACGATCGTTCGAGGAAGACCAAATCGACACACCAATTTCCAACAAAATTTTTGGACCTGCGATGTCGTTATGGTCGCCAAGGGTTCCGCCTCCACCCATTTGGTGAAATAATCGATCACCACGAGGAGGAACTTCTTCTGTGCCCGACCTGTTGGGAACGAACCGACTATATCCATCCCTCATTGTGCGAACTACCAGGGTGACGTCATGGTGTGCAAGGTGTGGGGTGGTGCGTGGGTGTTGTTGGCGTGGGCCTGGCAGCTGAGGCACTTCTGGATGAATCCTTTAGTGTCTTCTTCCATAGTCGGCTAATAGTACTTGACCCTCAGTATCCGAGCCTTCAGAGCCCGACGACCGGTATGGAAATCACAGACTCCATTATGGAGCTCGTCCATAACATACTGTGCTTCCTCTTTGTCGAGACACTTGAGGAGAGGGGTGGAGAATGCTCTCCGGTATAGGTCGTCCACCACCATAAGGTAACGAACGATCTTCTCGGCGTCCGTCGGCTTAATCGATTGTCCTGCATCTTGTTGGGTCATTAGCGCTTGGATCTCTGTTTGCCAATCTCCAATTTCAACATTATACACCATCAAACATTCGACCGACGGCTGTAGCAAAACTTGGCGTATAATCGTCGTCAATTGCCCCTTCTCTTTTCCCGAACTCAACTTCAACAACATGTTCGCCCAGGTGTTCTCCTCGCGAGGAATATGCTAGATGTCGATCTTGTGGAACAACTTTACGAGGGCGGTTGCTCGATGAAAATACCGAAGGAGCTGCTCCTTCTTCACCTGGAACTCTCCATTCATTTGACCCACAACAAGCTGGGAGTCCGTCAGACATACGACCTTCCGAGCCCCCATGTCTCTTGCAAGCTTCAGGCTGACCACCAGGGCTTCGTACTCCACCTGGATGTTGGATACCTTGAACTTAATAAGATCAAGGAGTGCTGCAACAAGAAGCCGTTCGGGCCCTCCAGGACTATATCGGCCTCGCTCACTATTCTTCCGGATGCGCTGTCGACGTACAAATTCCACTCGTCACTGATCGCTTGGGGTAATTTTGCTGCAAAATCGGCCAAATGTTGGCCTTTAACCGATCCTTTTGGCTCGTAGTGCAGGCCGAATTCCGACATTCGACAGCCCATGCCACCATGTGTCCTACCAGGTCCTGTTTCCTCAGAATCTTGGAGATGGGGAAGTCGATCCTAACAATTACTTGGTGACTCTAGAACTACGGCCGGAGCCTTTTGGACGCATTCAGTGAAGCTAAGGAAACATTTTCAACTTGTTGATATCGCGTCTCGGCTTCCTGAAGGGTTCGACTGATGAAGTATACGAGCCTGGGTTTGGGTCGTTCTTGCATTAATATTGTGCTGATTTTAGACTAAGACACACCCAGAAAGATCTGCAAGTCTTCGCCTGGTGTCGGACGGTTCATCACCGGTGGGTTCATCAGAATTGTCTTGACATCCTGAAATGCTTGTTCACACTCAGCATCCCACTCGACGGCGGGTCCCTTCCTCATCTTGTGAAGCATCGGTTTGACCCTCTCGGCCAGCTTGGGAATGAATCGCGATAGAGCCATGAGCCGGCCGACCAATCTTTGGATCTCCTTAAGAGTGATTGGGCTCTGCATCTCCAACACGGCCGCACATTTGTCAGGATTGGCTTCAATACCCCGGGCAGTGAGCATGAAACCCAGGAATTTTCCAGCGGCTACTCCGAACGTGCATTTGACCGGATTTAGCCGCATCCCGTACCTTCTAACCTGCTGGAACACCTCTTCCAAGTCCTTCACATGGCATCATCCGTCTGGTGAACGAACGAccatatcatcgacatacacgtCCATGCACCGACCGATCTGTTCCGCGAAGATCCTATCCATCAAGCGTTGATAGGTGACCCCAGCATTCTTCAAGCCGAATGACATAACTTCGTAACATAAGTTTGCTTTCTCGGTGATGAATGTCGTCTTTTCCCGATCCGGTCCATACATGGGTATCTGATTGTACCCAAAATATGCATCTAGGAAGCTTAACATCCGGTGGCCGGAGGCTTCGTCCACTAAGGCGTCTATGCTCGGCAAGGGATGAGAGTCCTTTGGGCAAGCTTTGTTGAGGTAGTGTAATCGGTGCACATTTGCCATTTTCCGCTGGCCTTCTTCACCATTACCACGTTGGCGAGCCAAGTGGTGTACGTCACTTCTTTGACGAACCCGACCTCCTTTAACTTCCCGACCTCCTATTCTatggctctcctcttctcttctcccaTCCGCCGCTTCTTCTACGCCACTGACCACGCTTCCTTGAACAATGCCAACTTATGTGACATGACTGAGGGGTGGATCCCTGGCATATCAGCGGCTGTCCACGCAAACAAGTCACGATTCTTCCACAAGACGAACCAAATTTCTTGCTCCAACTTGGGCTGTAGCCCCCTAGCCATAACGGTGGTCTAGGAAGCGTCTTTCCCTATCAGGACTGGCTGCATCTCCCCGAGGGGTTCCAGTCGATCTTTCGTGTTCGTCAATGGGTCAAGGTCGACCATAGCCACCTCGGAACCACCTGTCCTCCTTCTCACCATGCGGGTGTGAAGCTTCAGGCCTGTGGCGTAGCATTCCCTACCCGTCTTTTGGTCCGCCCAGACAGTGCAGATTGTCCCTTTGTGCGAGGGAAACTTCATCGTGAGGTGGGGGGTTGATACGATCGCTCCAAAGGCGTTCAGGCACGGTCGACCCAGTAGTATGTTGTAGGAGGTGTTTGCCTCCACCAACAAGTATCTGACCCTCTTTTCCTCACTGTGCCGACCGGTCCCGAGTCTTGTGCGCAAATCCATATATCCTCTAGTGTCTACCCTCTCGCCTGCAAAACCTACGATCTGCTTGTTGTGTGGGACGATCAGGTCTTCCGATATGTCCATCTGTTGGAAAGTCTTCCAGTAGAGGATGTTTACTAAGCTCCCTTGGTCCATCAGTACCTTACTCACACTGTACTGGGCGATCTCCGTTGTTATCACCATCGGATCATCCTGATCGGGATTAGGGGCGTGAAAGTCTTCATCCGAAAACATAATGGGGGGCATCGTCCTCCGGGACTTGTCCACCGAGTGAACGAACTGTAAAGCCCGCATATGACACTTCTGGGCAGATGAAGAAGATCCTCCTCCGGCGAAACCACCAGATATTGTATTGATGTGTCCTCGTAAGGGACGGTCGTGGCTCCTGCTATGGCTTCTACTTCGTCGCCTCTCCGATCGTGGGCGGTCGGTCTGGTCATTTCTAGACCTTCCTTGCTTCTCTGGTTTCCTAGGATTGGTCCGCCGTGGACTTGATCGGTCTATGGGCGCGTGGGGGCGGTCGACCCGCACATACCTTTTCAATTGCCTCGCACGAATTAGTTCTTTGATCTTATCCTTCAGGGTTACACACTCATCTGTGGTGTGACCCATGTTCTTGTGATACATACAGTGTTTATTACCATCCGCCCTTGGCGGAGTAGGTCGCCTCTTCGACTCTGGGATTAACTCCGCACTCAAAGCTTCTTGGAAAATCTTCGCCCGAGGGCGTTCAAGGGGGTGTATTGCTGGAATCGTGGCCCCCGGGACGGTTCTCTTTGCTTGAATCCCCCGGGCTTCCCAACTTGGCCGTTCGATTTAACCCCGTCagttctttcttctttgctctCCTGATTTTCCTTCTTATACGACAACTTCATTTCCTCCACCCTTATTTCGTCAGCCACCCTCTCTCGCAGTTCTTCCATGGTCTTGGGCGTCCGCCGGCAGACGCTGTCCTTAAACGGCCTGGGCTTGAGAGCGGGAAGGATGTAATGCAAGGAAAGTTCCGGGCTCAAGCCTTTCACTCGTCGAACATTTTTCAGGTAGCGATCCATGAACGCTATTAAAGTTTCTTCCTTCCCTTGTTTCAGGGTGACCAACTCGAAGACGGTCAAGTCTTGAGTACTGCTGTTGGCGAATTATCGATTGAACAAACGCTGCAGTCTCGATGGAATTGGAGTAGAGTGAGTTAAACCACTCGAGCGCCTCCCCCTCCAATGATAATGAGAACGCTCGATACCAAATGGCGTCGTTGCCGGTCCGGAACGCCATTCTGTTTGAAAAGATTTTGATGTGGGCCTCTGGGTCCGTTGTCCCGTCGTATATTTTAAACTGAGGCGGGACGAACTGCTCCGATATCTGGACGTCCATGATTTCCTGGATGAAGGGGAGTAATAGTGTTGACGAGGACTCGGTCTTCACTACCAACTGCTTGTCCCTTGTGACACTCTCCGCGTGTACAAATTTAGCTTTGCTTCCCTCGACCTCCGGCTCCGTGGGTTTCCACGTTTTGTCCGGCCCACTACTATGTTTGGTCTGATCCTCCATGGCAGCCTTGCCTCGCTCCTTGGCCTTCTCTCCTTCCCCCTTTTCTCCTAAACCCTCTCGGGTAAGGGGTGTCGAACACTCGGCCCTGACGGCTATGAGTTCCGCCTCATGATGTCAGGAGCGTCTGCAgtggaatggttagcgtgggataacaaaccaagagggtttttaatactaacttgtgccttttaatttctactcagttaaacttacttagcaattaatattgacaaacaaagagagtaaggttgagagaaatttgcacagatgattttatcctggttcggatcttaccaatcctacgtccagtcgcttatctcaaaacaagataaacacttcactaatcacaaaactattacaaactacaatcacacagatacaatttgtaaaagtttagaaaacacctctcttgaagccacaagagatgaaacaacacctcctttgaatcttcacaaaggatgaaacacttccttcgaatacttcacgaaggatgaattcctcttccaaacacttccttagatgcaccaaggatgaaccacctattcctctatcaccgtagcagtatatcaccaattctacagacagagtttccttagctgagcaagagcacacaattctcaagagtttctgagtatttgagcacaagggaagagtttctcaagtgcttgttgagaggaaatgagagtctatttatagactcatccaaagactcttccatttttcgttttcagcctttcacactgtgttaatcgattagctacagtggttaatcgattaacaacccaacggatagttcaacggctctaaaaacggctagtttttcaaacggtccctgtgttaatcgattaacagcccttgttaatcgattaacgttaatcgattaacaccctctgttaatcgattaacactgcaatgctgggcttcttcatggcgcactggaacaatcgattaacatcctctgttaatcgattagcactgcacagttttggctttttggtttatttttacatcacttttgaatgcatacataaaactactaattttcctatgttcatacaattattacaaaggttacaagtcttcaaagatcattcttcatgagtcttgattgttgtttgacttgatttggaaatcatcaaaacttcatcttcatcattttgctaacaatctccccctttttgatgatgatcaaaaccttcttgatttaaagcttttggtaataatctgtattctaaaacataacttaaggaagaaacaatttttagtgaacttagaaatatTTGCAATAAGTTTAaagctttaaatatttctccccctttttgatcattattaaaaagtgatgtataattgctccccctaaatttattagaaattatactcccccttaataaaagcaagTATGCATAGATAataaggaaaaacaacatacattttattgaatttaaagaggtaagcatacaaggaaatataaagggcacacactaataaaaacatagaaatataaagtacccctttagatatgcctccaattttgtaatgagaatcctctaggttatttccacattttgtttagatcttcatcttgaggattgtcatcattcttcacttcatttgttgtcttctacaaatcttcatcattgtcTGCATGTAATttcaaatgactcaagaggttttgcctcaaggtctacaatttcatcaaagacaacatgcacacattcttttatttcaattgtttaccgtttgaaaactatatatgctttgtatattaaaaaattgttccatattctttgaaataaaaaaaatttcttaattcttcttttcaaatatttaaaacaaaaacaattgttaaaaattttcttaaatattgtttttaaagaaattctaaatttcaaacaataggtacccaactattttgtatgggtcctttgggttagtttgaaaatttgaaatcattttacaacccaaatatatctaccacttggaacaccataatgcttaattttacatttgttagatgtatgaccctttttcatacaataaaagcatgattcaacatttgtgttcctataagttgttcctttttctacccaagttctacgggttctataattatgtttatttttaggaacatacttatttataACAACCTTAttgtcattatttttactacattctccagtggttgtattttcagaaaaatatttaaagtttatacaagattcacattccttattagcaatatatttttctttttcataatataaaactttactttttagatttctaatttcttccgcttgatataaaaatttatttttcaaacttctgttttcttcagatagatttgtaaattcagttttcaaattatcattaattttagagaagttttcagaagtaattttcaagtttttattttcttcaagaacattttcaaaatttaattttaactctttgaaatcctttttcaatttcttatgagctatatctaatttttcggattctactaataaagcagcataagtatcatgcaattcagtttcactatcatattgactagaattatctgaatcgttagatgtacttacttggcttccagagtcatcgtcatccgccattagacatatgtttgcttcttcatcagaactgctcgagtcagaaattgattcgttgtcatcgtcccatgcgatgtatgctttctttttcttgaagaacttcttttctttcctttcttcacccttcttttgatttgggcagtctgcttttaaatgtcctttttctccgcaaccatagcatctatagtttgaggaagatccttgattttctctcttttcatttctgaatctccctttgccttttgatttcatgaacctattgaacctcttgatgagtaaactcaaattttcatcttcttctgagtcttcatcttccattttgcttttgctcttttctacctcagatttgaaggctagagtctttttcttagtttttgcttcttcttcatctagtcttccgaggtcaagttcatgccctctcaactttccaaataatgcagccattgtcattgtgttgagattttgtgactcagaaattgcagtcacttttggttgccaagacctgtctaaagatttcaaaatttttatattaagttcatcagtatcgaaagacttacctaatccaataagatgatttactatgttggtgaagcgtttctgaacatctactattgtttctccttgcttcatcctgaacatttcatATTCCTGGATTAaagtattctttctagctctcttaacatcatctgtaccttcatgggtaactctaagtacttcccacatttcttgtgcagttttacaaatagaaattctgtaaaactcgtcaacagttaaagcagatgaaataatattacgagcttttacatcattaccaaattttttcttatcttcagcagtccattggtcacggggctttggttcctgcatattgttaattggaacaaaaggaccagatacaacagcatcccaaatatctatatcaatagattccataaaaatttgcattctaaccttccagaatgcgtaattttcacctgtgaatagtggtggtctattgatagaagcaccctctgcaaaggtttaaTGTGATCCTGcaa contains:
- the LOC108327381 gene encoding uncharacterized protein LOC108327381, whose protein sequence is MGHTTDECVTLKDKIKELIRARQLKRYVRVDRPHAPIDRSSPRRTNPRKPEKQGRSRNDQTDRPRSERRRSRSHSRSHDRPLRGHINTISGGFAGGGSSSSAQKCHMRALQFVHSVDKSRRTMPPIMFSDEDFHAPNPDQDDPMVITTEIAQYSVSKVLMDQGSLVNILYWKTFQQMDISEDLIVPHNKQIVGFAGERVDTRGYMDLRTRLGTGRHSEEKRVRYLLVEANTSYNILLGRPCLNAFGAIVSTPHLTMKFPSHKGTICTVWADQKTGRECYATGLKLHTRMVRRRTGGSEVAMVDLDPLTNTKDRLEPLGEMQPVLIGKDAS